From Triticum urartu cultivar G1812 chromosome 2, Tu2.1, whole genome shotgun sequence, a single genomic window includes:
- the LOC125539393 gene encoding putative glycerol-3-phosphate transporter 1, with protein MGSSAESRSRMGSIKPMGIQLIECVRGGPLSFRSSQALVLVLTFLSYASYHATRKTTSIVKSVLDPKTTNLGLLHWPSHMYLQELKGAANNTALQSGWAPFNGEDGTKLLGEIDLAFLGVYAIGMFFAGHLGDRVDLRILLTIGMVGTGLFTAAFGAGYWLNIHSFYYFLGVQMIAGLFQSSGWPSVVAVVGNWFGKSKRGLIMGIWNAHTSVGNISGSLIAAAMLKFGWSWSFAVPGAMIALVGLAVFLFLPVDPEVVGVEEDRHVKDYEKNGTDVPLLEGHSSGRDEAVGFIQAWRIPGVAPFALCLFFCKLVAYTFLYWLPFYLSHTEIGGEYLSDSAAGILSTLFDVGGVVGGILAGHISDRLDARALTAATFTFSAIPALFFYRIYGSISLTWNVALMFVTGVLVNGPYALITTAVSADLGTHSSLNGNSRALATVTAIIDGTGSIGAAVGPLLTGYISAKSWSGVFTMLMASALVAGLLLSRLVVAEITTKMAAPQRPVDSAGDLPVSSLEEP; from the exons ATGGGCTCCTCCGCTGAGAGCAGAAGCAGGATGGGTAGCATAAAGCCCATGGGGATTCAGCTCATCGAGTGTGTCCGTGGCGGCCCTCTCTCCTTCAGATCATCTCAGGCTCTTGTGTTGGTGCTCACCTTCCTGTCATATGCCAGTTACCATGCCACTAGGAAAACCACAAGCATTGTCAAGAGTGTTCTTGATCCCAAGACAACAAACCTGGGCTTGTTGCACTGGCCCAGCCATATGTATCTTCAAGAACTGAAAGGCGCGGCGAACAACACGGCTCTCCAGAGTGGCTGGGCTCCGTTCAACGGCGAGGATGGCACCAAGCTGCTCGGCGAGATCGACTTGGCTTTCCTTGGGGTGTATGCCATTGGCATGTTCTTTGCCGGCCATTTGGGTGACCGGGTGGATCTCAGGATCCTCCTGACCATCGGAATGGTAGGGACCGGGCTGTTCACCGCCGCTTTCGGAGCCGGCTACTGGCTCAACATCCACAGCTTCTACTACTTTCTCGGCGTCCAGATGATCGCCGGTCTGTTCCAGTCGTCCGGCTGGCCCTCCGTGGTCGCGGTCGTCGGCAATTGGTTCGGGAAGAGCAAGAGGGGGCTGATCATGGGGATCTGGAACGCTCACACCTCAGTGGGAAACATTTCTGGCTCGCTGATCGCGGCTGCCATGCTGAAGTTCGGGTGGAGCTGGTCGTTTGCAGTGCCCGGTGCCATGATTGCGCTGGTCGGGCTGGCCGTGTTTCTCTTCTTGCCTGTTGATCCTGAGGTGGTCGGGGTCGAGGAGGATCGCCATGTGAAGGACTACGAGAAGAATGGCACGGATGTGCCTCTGCTGGAGGGACATTCGAGTGGACGAGACGAGGCAGTGGGGTTCATCCAGGCATGGAGAATCCCTGGCGTTGCCCCATTTGCTCTCTGCCTCTTCTTCTGCAAGCTTGTCGCCTACACGTTCCTCTATTGGCTCCCTTTCTACCTCAGCCACACAG AGATCGGGGGAGAATATCTGTCAGACTCCGCGGCGGGGATCCTGTCGACCCTGTTCGACGTGGGCGGCGTCGTCGGCGGCATCCTGGCCGGCCACATCTCCGACCGGCTCGACGCGCGGGCGCTGACGGCGGCGACCTTCACCTTCTCGGCCATACCGGCGCTCTTCTTCTACCGCATCTACGGGAGCATCTCGCTGACGTGGAACGTGGCGCTCATGTTCGTGACGGGGGTGCTGGTGAACGGGCCCTACGCGCTCATCACCACCGCCGTGTCCGCCGACCTCGGCACGCACAGCTCGCTCAACGGCAACTCCCGCGCGCTGGCCACCGTGACGGCGATCATCGACGGCACGGGGTCCATCGGCGCGGCCGTCGGGCCGCTCCTGACGGGGTACATCTCCGCCAAGAGCTGGAGCGGCGTGTTCACGATGCTCATGGCGTCGGCGCTCGTCGCCGGCCTGCTGCTGTCGAGGCTGGTCGTGGCCGAGATCACCACGAAGATGGCGGCGCCGCAGAGGCCCGTCGATTCGGCTGGCGATCTGCCCGTGTCGTCGCTGGAGGAGCCTTAG
- the LOC125537632 gene encoding 40S ribosomal protein S25-like has protein sequence MAGVGARCRKRLRQENACPDAQVARVWPPDTALPRLRCPHGVYANVKHAVCLGALPVFHSAVKKDNKAAASSSSAKPANAGSGKQQQKKKKWSKGKQKEKVNNAVLFDQATYDKISTKVLAPPLLSEAPKYKLVTPSVLSERLRINASLAKRGIKDLMARGLVREVSLHASQQIFTRATNVPSS, from the exons ATGGCAGGCGTTGGAGCGAGATGTCGGAAAAGGCTGCGGCAGGAGAACGCGTGCCCCGACGCGCAGGTCGCGCGCGTATGGCCACCCGACACCGCACTCCCCCGCCTCCGGTGTCCCCACGGCGTGTATGCAAACGTGAAACACGCCGTGTGCCTGGGCG CATTGCCAGTGTTCCACAGC GCCGTGAAGAAGGACAACAAGGCGGCGGCATCCTCATCGTCGGCAAAGCCCGCCAATGCCGGCAGTGGGAAGcagcagcagaagaagaag AAGTGGAGCAAGGGAAAGCAAAAGGAGAAGGTCAACAACGCCGTGCTGTTCGACCAGGCCACCTACGACAAGAT CTCGACAAAAGttctggctccgccactgctGTCCGAGGCGCCCAAGTACAAGCTCGTCACCCCCTCCGTCCTCTCCGAGCGCCTTAGG ATCAATGCGTCCCTGGCTAAGAGGGGCATCAAGGACCTGATGGCAAGGGGGCTCGTGAGGGAGGTGTCCCTTCATGCCAGCCAGCAGATTTTCACCAGGGCTACCAATGTACCATCGAGTTAG